From one Vicia villosa cultivar HV-30 ecotype Madison, WI unplaced genomic scaffold, Vvil1.0 ctg.000233F_1_1, whole genome shotgun sequence genomic stretch:
- the LOC131625719 gene encoding CBBY-like protein isoform X1, protein MATTATQSLTTSCSILSPHISLQRIRIPRIFNYNNTCNFPKATTNVTVSHQFSPFHFPGKSPRHTTAVIAASSADDSGTTSQDLAVLLEVDGVLVDAYRVGNRIAFNKAFEKLGLDCASWNEPVYSDLLRRSIGDEEKMLFLYFNRIGWPSSLPTNEKGLFTKSVLLEKEKALEEFVTSKSLPLRPGVEQFIDDAYNEGIPVVVLTAYTKSGDNIARTILEKLGNDRSNKVTVVGIKEAEQSLYGQLISGKVIAHGLDEELAKEARRAASAEKQRLAKEVASMLNLSVAIDTGLSESLDKIVTALHAGAECARLPISNCVLVAGSQSGAAGAERAGMPCVVLRSSLTSKAEFPLAIATMDGFGGGDLTISKLRNLCQKKQPKD, encoded by the exons ATGGCAACAACAGCAACACAGTCACTAACTACTTCATGTTCAATTCTTTCTCCGCATATATCTCTACAACGCATTCGCATTCCCCGCATATTCAACTACAATAACACGTGTAACTTTCCCAAAGCCACAACGAACGTAACCGTTTCCCATCAATTTTCCCCTTTCCATTTTCCCGGTAAATCTCCGCGCCACACTACCGCCGTCATCGCCGCTTCATCCGCCGACGACAGCGGGACCACGTCTCAAGATCTCGCCGTTCTTCTCGAAGTCGACGG ggttcttgTGGATGCATACCGTGTAGGGAATCGCATAGCCTTCAATAAAG CATTTGAGAAACTTGGACTTGATTGTGCGAGCTGGAACGAACCTGTCTATTCAGATCTTTTAAG AAGAAGCATTGGAGATGAGGAAAAAATGCTATTCTTGTATTTTAATCGA ATCGGGTGGCCTTCGTCATTACCCACAAATGAGAAGGGACTCTTTACAAAAAGTGTTTTACTGGAAAAG GAAAAGGCTTTGGAAGAGTTTGTGACATCAAAAAGTCTACCTCTACGGCCTGGTGTTGAACA GTTTATTGATGATGCATACAATGAAGGAATTCCAGTGGTAGTATTAACAGCCTACACTAAAAGTGGTGATAATATTGCGAG GACCATATTAGAAAAGCTTGGTAATGATCGAAGCAACAAGGTGACTGTTGTGGGGATTAAGGAGGCTGAGCAAAGTTTATATGGCCAACTCATCTCAGGAAAGGTGATTGCTCATGGTTTGGATGAAGAGCTTGCTAAGGAAGCCAGAAGAGCAG CTTCTGCTGAGAAACAAAGACTGGCAAAGGAGGTAGCATCCATGCTAAATTTGAGTGTTGCGATTGATACTGGCTTATCTGAAAG TCTAGATAAGATTGTGACTGCACTACATGCGGGAGCCGAATGTGCAAGGCTACCTATCTCCAACTGTGTCCTTGTTGCAGGAAGCCAATCTGGAGCAGCTGGAGCTGAACGGGCAGGCATGCCGTGTGTTGTTCTACGGAGCAG TTTGACATCTAAAGCTGAGTTCCCGTTAGCAATTGCCACTATGGATGGGTTTGGAGGTGGAGATCTGACCATTTCAAAATTACGCAATCTATGCCAGAAGAAACAACCAAAGGATTGA
- the LOC131625719 gene encoding CBBY-like protein isoform X2, whose protein sequence is MATTATQSLTTSCSILSPHISLQRIRIPRIFNYNNTCNFPKATTNVTVSHQFSPFHFPGKSPRHTTAVIAASSADDSGTTSQDLAVLLEVDGVLVDAYRVGNRIAFNKAFEKLGLDCASWNEPVYSDLLRRSIGDEEKMLFLYFNRIGWPSSLPTNEKGLFTKSVLLEKEKALEEFVTSKSLPLRPGVEQFIDDAYNEGIPVVVLTAYTKSGDNIARTILEKLGNDRSNKVTVVGIKEAEQSLYGQLISGKVIAHGLDEELAKEARRAASAEKQRLAKEVASMLNLSVAIDTGLSERKPIWSSWS, encoded by the exons ATGGCAACAACAGCAACACAGTCACTAACTACTTCATGTTCAATTCTTTCTCCGCATATATCTCTACAACGCATTCGCATTCCCCGCATATTCAACTACAATAACACGTGTAACTTTCCCAAAGCCACAACGAACGTAACCGTTTCCCATCAATTTTCCCCTTTCCATTTTCCCGGTAAATCTCCGCGCCACACTACCGCCGTCATCGCCGCTTCATCCGCCGACGACAGCGGGACCACGTCTCAAGATCTCGCCGTTCTTCTCGAAGTCGACGG ggttcttgTGGATGCATACCGTGTAGGGAATCGCATAGCCTTCAATAAAG CATTTGAGAAACTTGGACTTGATTGTGCGAGCTGGAACGAACCTGTCTATTCAGATCTTTTAAG AAGAAGCATTGGAGATGAGGAAAAAATGCTATTCTTGTATTTTAATCGA ATCGGGTGGCCTTCGTCATTACCCACAAATGAGAAGGGACTCTTTACAAAAAGTGTTTTACTGGAAAAG GAAAAGGCTTTGGAAGAGTTTGTGACATCAAAAAGTCTACCTCTACGGCCTGGTGTTGAACA GTTTATTGATGATGCATACAATGAAGGAATTCCAGTGGTAGTATTAACAGCCTACACTAAAAGTGGTGATAATATTGCGAG GACCATATTAGAAAAGCTTGGTAATGATCGAAGCAACAAGGTGACTGTTGTGGGGATTAAGGAGGCTGAGCAAAGTTTATATGGCCAACTCATCTCAGGAAAGGTGATTGCTCATGGTTTGGATGAAGAGCTTGCTAAGGAAGCCAGAAGAGCAG CTTCTGCTGAGAAACAAAGACTGGCAAAGGAGGTAGCATCCATGCTAAATTTGAGTGTTGCGATTGATACTGGCTTATCTGAAAG GAAGCCAATCTGGAGCAGCTGGAGCTGA
- the LOC131625720 gene encoding photosystem I reaction center subunit III, chloroplastic-like, translating into MSLTIPTNLSKPTSTLRPKLTQKPKLSSNIIHCSINQTPNNQQTTDHANQNLKAFSAALALSSILISSPLPAVADISGLTPCKESKQFAKREKQSIKKLESSLKIYAPDSAPALAINATIEKTKRRFDNYAKQGLLCGADGLPHLIVSGDQRHWGEFITPGILFLYIAGWIGWVGRSYLIAIRDEKKPTQKEIIIDVPLASRLVFRGFSWPIAAYRELLNGELIAKDV; encoded by the coding sequence ATGTCTCTCACCATTCCAACTAACCTCTCCAAACCCACCTCAACCCTAAGACCCAAACTCACCCAAAAACCAAAACTCTCCTCAAACATCATCCACTGCAGCATAAACCAAACCCCCAACAACCAACAAACAACCGACCATGCAAACCAAAACCTAAAAGCCTTCTCCGCCGCACTAGCCCTCTCCTCAATCCTCATCTCCTCCCCACTCCCCGCCGTTGCCGACATCTCCGGCCTAACCCCATGCAAAGAATCAAAACAGTTCGCCAAACGCGAGAAACAGTCAATCAAAAAACTCGAGTCCTCTCTCAAGATTTACGCTCCGGACTCCGCTCCGGCGCTGGCGATAAACGCGACGATTGAGAAGACGAAGAGGAGGTTTGACAATTACGCGAAACAAGGCTTGTTGTGCGGTGCTGATGGGTTGCCTCATTTGATTGTGAGCGGTGATCAGAGGCATTGGGGTGAGTTCATCACTCCGGGGATTTTGTTTTTGTATATTGCGGGGTGGATTGGATGGGTTGGAAGGAGTTACTTGATTGCGATCAGGGATGAGAAGAAACCGACTCAGAAAGAGATTATTATTGATGTTCCGCTTGCTTCTAGGTTGGTTTTTAGAGGCTTCAGTTGGCCTATTGCTGCTTACAGAGAGTTGTTGAATGGTGAACTCATTGCCAAGGATGTTTAG